GGCAGATCGGTGCGAATGATCGCGGAGTTGCACAATATTGCGAAATCCTATGGGAGCCTGGAAGTCTTTACGGGTCTGGATCTGGATCTGGAACGAGGTCAAAAGATCGGTTTGGTTGGCCCTAACGGAGCGGGAAAGTCCACGCTGCTTAAATTGTTGGCGCAGGTAGAGCCTCTCAGTGGTGGGTCTCTAAAATGGGGCGAGGGAGTGGAAAAGGCTTATTTTGCTCAACATCAATTTGAGGCTTTGCCTTTGGAGCAGAGCATATTTGATCTAATCGCTTCTGAAATCCCTAAATGGACTACTACGGAGGTTCGAAATTATCTGGGTAGTTTTTTATTTTCTGGAGATACGATCGAAAAGCAGATCAAAGTTCTGAGTGGGGGAGAGATCTCTCGTTTGGCTCTGGCAAAAATGCTGGCTACTCCATCTCATCTCATACTACTGGATGAGCCCACCAATCATCTTGACATGCTTTCCCGGGATGTGGTACAGGACGCGATCAGCAATTTTTCCGGCACCATGGTGTGCATCTCGCATGACCGTCATTTTTTAAATGCAGTTACCAATACCATTGTTGAAGTAGAGCGAGGCAATATCCAGGTTTATCCAGGTAATTATGAGTATTATTTGTGGCGAAAATCTCAATCAGATCGTGCTGTAATTGAGCCCACAAAGATCAGACCCACCACTCCCAGACAAAGCTCACAAGCCAATGATTATGCAGAACGTAAGAAACAGGCCAACCGCTTAAAAAAACTACCTCGGCTTATTAATGAATGCGAAGCAGCCATCGCTCGTGAAGAACAGATATTGCAGGATCCCTCAATAGCCAGTGAATACGAAAAAATCCAGACGGCTATCCAGAAAAAAGACCAGTTGGAGGAAGTGTATCTAGAACTTCTGGAAGAGCAGGAGATCCTTAAGAAGATATTCAACTAAAAAAAGGCGAGGAATCCCCGCCTTTTTTCTTGTTGTGCAAAAAAGTCTTAGATGACTTTGTGGACCAGGATGCCGATCATGACGATCATGGCAACAAAGATCATGGCAACTGCCCAGTTACCTTTTTTGATCTCTTCCCATTCATCAATATCAGATGAGAACCAATCGAAAACCTTAAGTGCAATTGCCACACCCACTGAAAAACCGATGGCAGCCACAACAGCCCAACCCAAACCTTCGGCATACCTCTCCCAGATCGATACTTCGAATGGGCTGGCAGCAAAGACAGATGATGCCATTAGTAATGAGGATGCAATATACAGCATTGTTTTTTTGAACATTCTATTCTCCTTTTTCATATTTCCTGTCAATTAAATCGATTTATTTCATCCTGAGACATACTTCAGTGAACATATCAGGCGTCATTCTATTATTATATAAGTCCTCGCAACATTTACCTTCAGCACTGAGAACCAGCTCCTTACGCTGACTGAACTCAACTTCAACAACCACAATTATCTGATCCATTGGTGAACGAGCATGTTGAGATACTGCTCCGCCGATCAGAAATGCCTGAAGCAGGTCATCTGAGAGGGTGGTGCTGCGGCTGATCATTCTTATCAAAAACACTCGTCCCCAAGACTCACTTTCTTCCAGTTTAAAAGCAGAGCGAGCCATATTGGCACCCTGTTGGCGATAAACATCCTGAGCGTATGAGACCAGCTCAGATTCTTCTCCTATGGTTGAACGATCTGCCTGTAGTGAACCAGAAAAACTAAGCAGGAGGAGCAACCGGGTGACAATTGATATCAATTTAATGGTCTTTATTCCTCTGGTTCAATTTCCAACAATGTTAAATGAGAGTAATTGGATATCAATGATTATTTCAAATAACGATTTAACCCCTTTAGGTGTCAAAACCGGTAATATGATCATAGTCAGGTCGCGTAAATTCACGTTCGAAAGCGTTGATTGCATCTTTGATATTACCTACCAGGTCATCCCGTGAACACTTTACCGCCAGTTTAATAGCATTGTCGATGGCTCTGGGAGTAGAGCGGCCATGACATTTCAATACCAGTTTTTCAAGCCCCAGTATGGGGGCGCCACCATATTCTTGATAATCACTGATCTTCTTAACTTTACGAATCCCACCTGAGAGCATGATCATGCCCAACTTCCAGATCAGTTTCTTCTGGAAAGCCAGCTTGCCAAGTCCCATGGCTGCTTCGGCCACTCCTTCCATGGTTTTTACGGCAATATTTCCTTTGAAACCCTCGGTAACGACTACATCGACAATACCTTTCATAAGATCACTACCCTCAATGTTTCCGTAGAAATTGATCTGGGGTAGAGATTCCAGGATACGATTGACTTCAACGTATTTTGGACCACCTTTGTTATTTTCAGACCCCATATTTAAAAGACCAACCAGAGGTCTTTCAACTCCTGTAACCTTTTGAGCATAGGCATTACCCATGAGAGCAAAGTGGATCATGTGATCCCGATCCACGGTAATGTTAGCGCCAACATCCAGGATAAGAGAGAAAATATCTTTGCGGTTCAATTCATTGCGAGTGGGGTAGACAGCTGCCAGTCCGGTACGATGAACCCCCCTGATCCGGGGTATGGTCTGGGCGCTAGTCAGAATGAGAGCACCGGTATTTCCCGCAGATATTAAAGCATCTGCCTGTCCGGTGGCTACGATCTGAGCTGCTTTGATCATTGATGAATCAGGATATTTATCAAAAATGTCCTTGGGCTTGGCATCCATGGGAATTGCCTGGGGTGCGTGAATGATCTCTACGAATTTGCGTACCTTGGGGAAATGAGCCAGTTCTGCTTCCAGGATTTCCTGGTCACCAGTTAACAGGATATACAGATCGCCGGCAGTGCAGGCTCTACAGACACCTTCTACGATTGCTCTGGGGGCATTGTCTCCCCCCATACCATCAACTGCCAGCCGATAAGTTTTCATGCGAGGTTTATTCCCAGGTCCTGATCAATTCCATGATCAGGCGAACACCGGCTCCCGTAGGTCCTTCTGGTAAGTATGAGCGACCCTTCTTGTGCCATCCCGACCCGGCAATATCAATATGACACCAGGAGGTACCTTCCTTAACAAATTCCTGAAGAAAAGCACCGGCGGCGATTGTCCCAGCCTCCCGGGATTCACCAGTATTTTTAATATCAGCGATCTTGGATTTTATATCTTCAGCATATTCATCGTCAAGTGGCATTTGCCAGACCCGATCCTGAGTTTTTTTACCAGCGCTGATCAATTGGTCGGCAAAGTCCTGGTTGTTGGTCATGATACCACTGTAACGGTGTCC
The window above is part of the Candidatus Neomarinimicrobiota bacterium genome. Proteins encoded here:
- the plsX gene encoding phosphate acyltransferase PlsX, whose translation is MKTYRLAVDGMGGDNAPRAIVEGVCRACTAGDLYILLTGDQEILEAELAHFPKVRKFVEIIHAPQAIPMDAKPKDIFDKYPDSSMIKAAQIVATGQADALISAGNTGALILTSAQTIPRIRGVHRTGLAAVYPTRNELNRKDIFSLILDVGANITVDRDHMIHFALMGNAYAQKVTGVERPLVGLLNMGSENNKGGPKYVEVNRILESLPQINFYGNIEGSDLMKGIVDVVVTEGFKGNIAVKTMEGVAEAAMGLGKLAFQKKLIWKLGMIMLSGGIRKVKKISDYQEYGGAPILGLEKLVLKCHGRSTPRAIDNAIKLAVKCSRDDLVGNIKDAINAFEREFTRPDYDHITGFDT
- a CDS encoding ABC-F family ATP-binding cassette domain-containing protein, translating into MINFHNINKTYPDKTLFKDLNLVIKNGTRAGLVGPNGSGKTTLLRMIVREEDADQGQVQIDRKVSIGYLPQEITSTSNKTILHELLDEIPEVGILEFQIQELSTRIATEPENQKLLDKLGQLQVEFDRLNGWTLESQAKKVLGGLGFSPAQMKIPLEQFSGGWRMRVALAKLLFKQPDILLLDEPTNHLDLASLIWLENFLKEWSGALVLISHDRTFLDRSINQIFEIHDQAIQTYTGNYSHFIEEKQLRNEQQAAAYKNQQKVIAETERFIERFRYKDSKATQVQSRVKSLAKLERIKPPEGQQARIAVRIPQPGRSVRMIAELHNIAKSYGSLEVFTGLDLDLERGQKIGLVGPNGAGKSTLLKLLAQVEPLSGGSLKWGEGVEKAYFAQHQFEALPLEQSIFDLIASEIPKWTTTEVRNYLGSFLFSGDTIEKQIKVLSGGEISRLALAKMLATPSHLILLDEPTNHLDMLSRDVVQDAISNFSGTMVCISHDRHFLNAVTNTIVEVERGNIQVYPGNYEYYLWRKSQSDRAVIEPTKIRPTTPRQSSQANDYAERKKQANRLKKLPRLINECEAAIAREEQILQDPSIASEYEKIQTAIQKKDQLEEVYLELLEEQEILKKIFN
- a CDS encoding DUF350 domain-containing protein, which codes for MFKKTMLYIASSLLMASSVFAASPFEVSIWERYAEGLGWAVVAAIGFSVGVAIALKVFDWFSSDIDEWEEIKKGNWAVAMIFVAMIVMIGILVHKVI